The sequence CGGAAGCCGCCAATACGATCGACGATGTCATGACGGTGTGGATGAAGGCGAGTCCATCCGAGGCGGTGGGTTACTATGAAAGGCTGCCCGCGGGGGCGATGCGGACCGAGGCGCTGAGCAGCCTGGTCAGCTCAATGGCCTCCACCGATCCGGGGCAGGCGCTGGCGTTCCTGAGCAGCCACCGTGGCGAGGCGACGGATCCGATCTACGGGGAGTTCATCAAGAACTCGGCGGGCAGCCAGCCGGAGCTGGCGGTGGAGCAGATCGCCAACATCCAGGACGTGCAGAACCGTGACCGGACCTACCTGAAGACGATCGGGAAGTGGATGAAGCGTGATCCGGATGCCGCTCGCCAGTATCTGGCGAGCGGCCGTGTGCCGGCGAATGTGGTCCAGCAGTTGAACGGCGGCTGAACTTGACTGCGGCGGGGGCGGCGTTAGATCCCATGATCGTGGCAGGAGGGTGATCCCGGTGCCTGCCACGCCTTGAATCCCAACATCAACCCCTGTCATCCCATGCAAGTTCTCTATACAGCCGAGGCCACCGCGACCGGTGGTGGTCGTGATGGAAAGTCCGCCACCTCCGACGGCAAGGTCGATGTGGCGCTTTCGATTCCCAAGGAGCTCGGCGGCCCCGGCGGTCCGGGGACGAACCCGGAGCAGCTTTTCGCGACCGGCTACTCGGCCTGTTTCCTGGGCGCGCTGCGGTTCGTGGCGGGTCAGGCGAAGATCCACCTCCCTGCGGAAACCAAGGTCACCGCGCAGGTGGGGATCGGGAAACGGGACGATGGCGGCGGCTTCGGGCTGGAGATCGAGCTGACGATCCAGTCGGAGGGCTTCGACCGCGCGCAGCTTGAGGAGCTGGTGCAGAAGGCGCACGTGGTGTGCCCGTATTCGCATGCGACGCGTGGCAACGTGCCGGTGACGCTGACGGTGGCGTGAGGATCGGCAGGTAATCCGATTGATTTCGAGGCAGCCGGGGGGAGCGATTCTCCCGGCTGTTTGCTTTTCCGGCGGGTTTTCTTGGGAAAGGGATGCTGACGATTCCGGAATCGAGGGGATGGCTGAGGATACTGCGGCTCGGGCTGTTGTTCAGCGCCTGCGGGTGGGGCATTTCCTTTTGGTTCACCTTCGTGCCGTGGGACGAGGCCGCCGACCAGCTCCAGGGGATGGGCGCGCGGCCGCTGCGGTATGATCCGATCCTGGATTACTGGCTGAAGATGGCGTCGAGCGCGTTCGGGTGCATCGGGGTCGCCTCGGCGCTCGCGTGCTGGCGGCCTGGGGCGTTCGCGGGG comes from Luteolibacter sp. LG18 and encodes:
- a CDS encoding organic hydroperoxide resistance protein, encoding MQVLYTAEATATGGGRDGKSATSDGKVDVALSIPKELGGPGGPGTNPEQLFATGYSACFLGALRFVAGQAKIHLPAETKVTAQVGIGKRDDGGGFGLEIELTIQSEGFDRAQLEELVQKAHVVCPYSHATRGNVPVTLTVA